The DNA region ACGCGTCGAGGGCGGCGGTGCTGTCCGGCACCTGCCCGGGGTCGAGGCCGACGAGCCGGGCGGCGGTGCGCTGTTCGTCGACGTAGCGGTCGGCCAGGGCGTCGGTGAGCGGGATGCCGGAGCGGCGGACGACGTGGAGGTACGAGTCGATCTCGGCGCAGTGCACCCAGAGCAGCAGCTCGGGATCGTCCACGCCGAGCAGCCGGTGGATCCTGCGGACCCGGGCGCCGGCCGCCTCGGCGGCCTCGGTGGTGCCGTAGCTCAGCGTGCCGACGAAGCTCGCGGTGCGCATGAGGCGGCCCCAGGCGTCCTTGCGGAAGTCGCTGTTGATCATGACGCCGCGGACGGCGGCGGGGTGCAGCGCCTGCAGGTACAGGGCGCGCACCCCGCCGATCCACATGACGGGGTCGCTGTGGATCTGCCAGGTGACGGATCCGGGGCCGAAGAGTCCGGGGTCGCCCGCCCGGCCGTCCTCGGGTCCGGGTCCGGTTCCGGGGTCCGCCGCGCTGCCGCCTGGGGTCCGCATGCCTTCAGGCTAGAACCGGCGGGCCCGGACGGGGAACGGTCAGTGCCAGACCGTCTGGACGGAGTCGAACTGCACCCAGGTGATCGGGTTGCCGGTGTTGGCGCCGAAGAGGGTGACCGAGCCGGCCGTGTTGATCTCGAAGCGGCAGGCGTTGACGCCCTGGCTGTTGTTGCGGGGCGCGGTGGCGCGCACGTACGCGGTGGGGAGGGCGAAGCCGTCGGGCAGCCGGCCGACCTTGGTGTCGGCGGTGAGGTTGCAGGTGATCAGCCCGCGGGCCTGGAGGAAGGTGGTGCCGGCGATGGTGACGAGCCGTACCTCGGGCACGGCGGCGGCGTTGGGGGTGATCCCGGGCTCCAGGACGAGCGGGGTCCAGGCCCCGGCGTCGACGGTGCCGGCCTCGGCGGCGGCCGGGGTCGCGGCGGCGAGGCCGCCGATGGTGAGGGCGGCGGGCAGGGCGAGGGCGGCGCCGAGGACGCTGCGGCGGTTGTGGGACATGGGGCTCCTTGTGTGCGTGGGGGAAGGGCTAGCGCCAGACGGCGCTGAAGGCGTCGAGCTGGGCCCAGGCGATCGGGGCGGTGGTGCGGGCGCCGTAGAGGCGGACGGCGCGGTCGGAGCCGACCTCGACGCGGGCGACGGCGGGGCCGCCGGGGGTGTCGCCGGTGGGCACGGTGGCGCGGGCGGTGACGCTGGGGACGAGCGCGTCGGGCAGCGTGCCGAGCACGGTGTCGGTGGTGAAGGGGCCCCGGACCCCGCCGGAGAACTGCAGCGTGGTGGTGCCGGCGAGGCTGATCAGGCGGGCCCGCGGGGTGTGCTGGTCGGCGCTCACGCCGGCGGCGAGCGCGAGCGGCTGCCAGTCGGTGAGGACCTTGACGCCGTCGGTCTCGGGCGCGGCGGAGAGCGACAGGACGGTGCAGGTGCGCGGGCCTGGGTTCTCGCAGGCGAAGCCGAAGTGCAGGTGCGGGACGCCGTCACGGACGGAGACGGCCATGCCCTCCGCCTCGCGCCAGGCGAGTCCCGGGCCCGCGGTGATGTGCCGGTGGTCGAGCTGGGCGCCGGTGGCCCACTCGAAGGCGGTGAGGTAGGTGTTGCCGGGCAGCGGCACGGTGTCGAGGCTCTGGCCCTTGAGCGTGTAGAGGACGCCGGCGTGGGACGCGTACCCCTGGAAGTCGGTGCCGTCGGCGGGGACGACGGGCACGATCCGCTGGAGTTCCTGCCAGTCCCCGGCCGCCGCCCTGGCGAGGTCGTAGCGCGCGAAGTTCATCGCGCCGTCGAGGCTGTAGCGGAGCACGAGTTCGCCGGCGCCGTGGTCGATCGTGGGCGTGAGGAACCGAGCGGCGGGGTCCGGGGTGTAGGCCGGGGTGTGGCGGGCGGTGCCGGAGTCGACGACGTCGCCGTCGGCGTACGAGAAGGAGACGACGGCGGTGCCGTACCCCTCGTTCTTGCTGTTGGGCGTGGAGGCGGCCTCGGTCCACAGCCAGATCGCCCCGGCGCGGTTCTCCACGCCGAGGTTGACGCCGTGGCCGAATCCGCGCAGATACATGTGGCCGGCGATCGCGCCGGTCGGGCGGAGGCGGGTGAGGCACAGGTCGCCGTGGGTCTTGCGGGTGGCGTAGTCGACCGGCGCGGACTCGTCGGGCAGTTGGAGCCCGCCGTCCATGATCTGCAGGACGAAGACGTCGCCGGAGACGGGGTCGATGCCGAAGGACTGCATGACCGTGGAGTTGTGGAGCGGGCGCCGGTGGAGCAGTTTGCCCACCGGGCCCGCGATGTCTATCTGTCCTGGGACGGTGATGCTCAAGGGCGCGGCTCCTCTGCGGAATCGGAAGAAGGGGCTCGTCACGGGCTTGTCACCGGCTTCGCACCGGCTTCTCACCGGCTCGTGCCGCAAGCTCGTGATCGAACCGCGCCAGTGTGCCGCATCTCCTCTCTTGCGGATCAGGCGAGGGTGTCGAGCGCGGCGAGGATGTCGGAGGGTTCGGCGCGCAGCGCGTAGTCGGTGTTCACGAAGGCCCAGCGGACGGTGCCGACGCGGTCGACGACATAGGTCGCGGGCAGCGGCAGGGTGCGCGGGTGGCCGCCGTTGACGCGCTGGAGGTCGAAGCCGAGGCGTTCGTAGACGGCGGCCAGTTCGTCGGAGAGGTCGAAGGCGAGGCCGTACCGCCGGGCCGTGTCCGAGCCGAGGTCGCTGAGGACGTCGAAGGCGAGGGCGTGCTTCTCGGTGAGGGAGAGCGACTCGTCGGGCACCTGCGGGGAGACGGCCACCAGGCGCGCGCCGCGCGCGGTGATCTGCTCGTGGTGCTGCTGCAGGGCGCGCAGGGCGAGGTTGCAGTAGGGGCACCAGGCGCCGCGGTAGAAGGTGAGCACGACGGGG from Streptomyces fradiae includes:
- a CDS encoding oxygenase MpaB family protein — encoded protein: MRTPGGSAADPGTGPGPEDGRAGDPGLFGPGSVTWQIHSDPVMWIGGVRALYLQALHPAAVRGVMINSDFRKDAWGRLMRTASFVGTLSYGTTEAAEAAGARVRRIHRLLGVDDPELLLWVHCAEIDSYLHVVRRSGIPLTDALADRYVDEQRTAARLVGLDPGQVPDSTAALDAYFVEIRPRLAAGEDARTVDDFLRRPPVPPALVPAREVFWRRVSALAYDSLPPYAHELYGRPAPPAETVTRRLTATANLLRCVPGRLRWRLPPRHILRAMDRLGPETRPAPYRLSEGAAILDAPGKGRHHIGADRHHNGADGDDGGDSTRWRTRTPG
- a CDS encoding peroxiredoxin-like family protein — its product is MSQLNAELRAVHEARGERIPAEILAVMDRAGAELAASGQTGRALAVGDTAPGFTLASATGGAVSLDELLADGPVVLTFYRGAWCPYCNLALRALQQHHEQITARGARLVAVSPQVPDESLSLTEKHALAFDVLSDLGSDTARRYGLAFDLSDELAAVYERLGFDLQRVNGGHPRTLPLPATYVVDRVGTVRWAFVNTDYALRAEPSDILAALDTLA